From Pseudomonas alcaligenes, a single genomic window includes:
- a CDS encoding Crp/Fnr family transcriptional regulator, which translates to MTDPETPRALLLTGHWFSNLPPALQDALLESACQRQLEPGQRLFCRGDPPCGLYAVLEGAIRVGAVSRDGKEALLTLVEAPYWFGEISLFDGQPRTHDAYAEGATRLLQIPQTSLLALLEREPRYWREFALLMSQKLRLAFIALEDMSLLPAAPRLARRLLLMAEGYGETGERRSLHLAQEQLALMLALSRQTTNQILKELQARGALRLTYGEIEILDLQLLRQAAGMLD; encoded by the coding sequence ATGACCGACCCCGAGACCCCGCGTGCGCTGCTGCTGACCGGCCACTGGTTCAGCAACCTGCCGCCGGCACTGCAGGACGCCCTGCTGGAAAGCGCTTGCCAGCGCCAGCTGGAACCCGGCCAGCGCCTGTTCTGCCGCGGCGATCCGCCCTGCGGCCTGTATGCGGTGCTGGAGGGGGCGATTCGCGTGGGCGCGGTGAGCCGTGACGGCAAGGAGGCGCTGCTGACCCTGGTCGAGGCGCCGTACTGGTTTGGCGAGATTTCCCTGTTCGACGGCCAGCCGCGCACCCATGACGCCTATGCCGAGGGCGCCACCCGGCTGCTGCAGATTCCCCAGACCAGCCTGCTGGCCCTGCTCGAGCGCGAGCCGCGCTACTGGCGCGAGTTTGCCTTGCTGATGAGCCAGAAGCTGCGCCTGGCGTTTATCGCCCTGGAGGACATGAGCCTGCTGCCGGCCGCGCCGCGCCTGGCCCGGCGCCTGCTGCTGATGGCCGAAGGCTACGGCGAGACCGGCGAGCGGCGCAGCCTGCACCTGGCCCAGGAGCAGCTGGCGCTGATGCTGGCGCTGTCGCGGCAGACCACCAACCAGATCCTCAAGGAGTTGCAGGCGCGTGGCGCCCTGCGCCTGACCTATGGCGAGATCGAGATCCTAGACCTGCAGCTGTTGCGCCAGGCCGCCGGCATGCTCGACTGA
- a CDS encoding HDOD domain-containing protein gives MSAPAAAPQVLIAEANPWIADLLAQLVLDARSDAQVLKVDDGSAALARCRRQLPDLVIADGELGGLDGIELLRQLRRHPRTPALPYILISNRVDASSVRAALPLAPTAYLAKPFNAEHLRQRLQTLLGNATAAPACPPPLLVDSLEHYLDSVREEGQGAPLLADVRSAVSRSLQASETDLGELASEFARDPQITARLIAVANSAGEQRSGACQTLSQALQRLGVARSLNLVLGLAIQRNALLQDPRLAELASHTGEQAQRSAELAHWLAAQLRLDNELCYTAGLLHNIGELALLRSLQDWQNAGGELSNEQIDSTLRRRAAGFGSALRIRWRLPFGLRELIAAYYALGSGVFSREALVLNLCAELLALPANQAPQSLQDCRSARLLRLPPNLLEHLPARLLQPA, from the coding sequence ATGTCCGCCCCGGCTGCCGCACCCCAAGTCCTCATAGCCGAGGCCAACCCCTGGATTGCCGATCTGCTGGCCCAGTTGGTGCTCGATGCCCGCAGCGACGCACAGGTGCTCAAGGTCGACGACGGCAGCGCCGCCCTGGCGCGCTGCCGCCGCCAGCTGCCGGATCTGGTGATCGCCGACGGCGAACTGGGCGGGCTCGACGGCATCGAGCTGCTGCGCCAGCTGCGCCGCCATCCGCGCACCCCGGCTCTGCCCTATATCCTGATCAGCAACCGCGTCGACGCCAGCAGTGTGCGTGCGGCATTGCCGCTGGCCCCCACCGCCTACCTGGCCAAGCCGTTCAATGCCGAACACCTGCGCCAACGCCTGCAGACCCTGCTGGGCAACGCCACGGCAGCGCCGGCGTGCCCGCCGCCCCTGCTGGTCGACAGCCTCGAGCATTATCTCGACAGCGTGCGCGAGGAAGGCCAGGGCGCACCGCTGCTGGCCGATGTGCGCAGCGCCGTGAGCCGTAGTCTGCAGGCCAGCGAAACCGACCTGGGCGAGCTGGCCAGCGAGTTCGCCCGCGACCCGCAGATCACCGCGCGCCTGATCGCCGTGGCCAACAGCGCCGGCGAACAGCGCAGCGGCGCCTGCCAGACCCTGTCCCAGGCCCTGCAGCGTCTGGGCGTGGCGCGCAGCCTGAACCTGGTGCTGGGCCTGGCCATCCAGCGCAATGCTCTGCTGCAGGATCCGCGCTTGGCCGAGCTGGCCAGCCACACCGGCGAGCAGGCCCAGCGCAGCGCCGAGCTGGCTCACTGGCTGGCCGCCCAGCTGCGCCTGGACAACGAGCTGTGCTACACCGCCGGCCTGTTGCATAACATCGGCGAGCTGGCCCTGCTACGCAGCCTGCAGGACTGGCAGAACGCCGGTGGTGAGCTGAGCAACGAACAGATCGACAGCACCCTGCGCCGCCGCGCCGCCGGTTTCGGCTCGGCCCTGCGCATCCGCTGGCGCCTGCCGTTCGGCCTGCGCGAACTGATCGCCGCCTACTACGCCTTGGGCAGCGGGGTGTTCTCCCGCGAGGCGCTGGTGCTCAACCTGTGCGCCGAGCTGCTCGCCCTGCCAGCCAATCAAGCCCCGCAGAGCCTGCAGGACTGCCGCAGCGCGCGCCTGCTGCGCCTGCCGCCGAACCTCCTTGAACACCTGCCAGCGCGCCTGCTGCAGCCGGCCTGA
- a CDS encoding TetR/AcrR family transcriptional regulator, protein MRYSSNHKAETRERLLQSSGAIAKHGGFASTGVDGLMKAIGLSGGAFYSHFPSKDALFAAIVERELSHSLQLLGDNAENSRAKLQHCLDIYLSMAHVQQPDSGCAIPSLGAEIARADLAVREQAEHWLVRLQQAWSGVLGSADLAWAILAQCVGALVVARMLATPQRQEEVLGASKALLAESLARCDETPKVAK, encoded by the coding sequence ATGCGCTACTCGAGCAACCACAAGGCCGAAACCCGCGAACGCCTGCTGCAGAGCAGCGGCGCCATCGCCAAGCATGGCGGTTTCGCCAGCACCGGAGTGGACGGCCTGATGAAGGCCATCGGCCTCAGCGGCGGCGCCTTCTACAGCCACTTCCCGTCCAAGGATGCGCTGTTCGCCGCCATCGTCGAGCGCGAGCTGAGCCACAGCCTGCAACTGCTCGGCGACAACGCGGAGAACAGCCGCGCCAAGCTGCAGCACTGCCTGGACATCTACCTGAGCATGGCCCATGTGCAGCAGCCGGACAGCGGCTGCGCGATTCCCAGCCTGGGCGCCGAGATCGCCCGCGCCGACCTCGCCGTGCGCGAGCAGGCCGAACACTGGCTGGTGCGCCTGCAGCAGGCCTGGAGCGGCGTACTGGGCAGCGCCGACCTGGCCTGGGCGATCCTCGCCCAGTGCGTGGGCGCCCTAGTGGTGGCGCGCATGCTGGCCACGCCGCAGCGCCAGGAAGAAGTACTGGGCGCCAGCAAGGCGCTGCTGGCGGAGTCTCTCGCACGCTGCGATGAAACGCCGAAAGTAGCGAAATAG